Part of the Zingiber officinale cultivar Zhangliang chromosome 8A, Zo_v1.1, whole genome shotgun sequence genome, TACTATCAGGTCAGGTCTTCCAATCGGTCAAGTGGGTTGCCTCGAGTAGACAATGGTATGAGGGTGTTGACTGTCTTGACTTTAACCTTCCACATGACCATGACCCCCTGCGGGGCGGGGGCctcaccttaccaccggatcatatgGTATTATGTACATTtccaaaaaaatcaaataataaaaaaaaattaaaacgtaACAAATCTAAGTTCTAACCTTATGGATAAATGATTTTGGAGCTTGGAGCCTTAGAGTTAGAGACTCGGTTACTGGTTGGAGAATGGAGACTTCAGACTACTATCACCGCCTGCCTCTTAGCTGTCCGCCAGCGAGACCGTGACTCCGACTCTACCGAGGCACCAATTGCCGCACTTGGAGACTTGGTTGAAGGTTTGGAGCCTTGGACTCTAGAGCCTTCGAGGAGAGTTGGAGTgggagaggaagaagttagggacTTAGGGTTTCCGCCTTTCTACGAAGCAACATCGAAGGgggcaaagaaaataaaaaaacagaTTTACAGAGTTCAATTCCGTGTTtaatgttttttgttttttttattatttaatttatttaactttGGAGCTCactcatattttttaattaaaaatggtAAGAACATGAAAAAAATGCTCCTTCTCCGGCAGTGGCAGTGCACCCGCACCGCACAGTGGCATAGGCACACAGCCGCACAGCGTAGCGTGCCAGCGCCGTAGCGACACCAGCGCACGGCGCACCACCACAGGGCCTACATCGGCAATGGCAGCTAGCGCCATGGGCGGCATCTAAGTGAGGGAGTCTGAAGCCTCCTCATCTTGCTCTATGCGGAAAATTGCTTGCGGTCCGGTGATGTCTAGTGGATATCATCCAGGCTGGGGGGGGCTGAAGCCTCCCCAGTCGGTCCGCCACTGATCCCTACCCACGGTGCATAACCACCGTAGGCACCCCTCATAAGTAAATTGATCGGAGCGTCTAGAAGTGATCCAGGTATCCCGACCTATGGGTGTCGCCCACGGTAGGTGTGCACCATGGATATATACACGACGATGGTCGATTGAGTGCGCTTCTGAGGTCTTCGAATCACTTTCGGACACCCCGAGTGTTCGAAATTGACTCGAGACACCCGAAAATGATCCGGGCACACAAAAGCTTACTTAGTCGCTCATATGTCGCATATATATATAACCTGCACATCACTTGAGCacctaaaaaaattattttgaaattttgttacgcttaatactataactcaaccTTTAAATCCTAAAGATAAAAATCTAAATGTCTTAACcgcaagtcaaaaaaaaaaaactaggctACTCACAGTCACGCACAGGTGCGCACCTCGTGTTGCCTAAGATAATATAtgtttgtgtgtgtatatatatatatatatatatatatatatatatatgacaacTCGATCATCGCAATAATCCTGGTTGTGCTAGTGACTCATAGCTGAGCTATCACTATGTCAGTTCTAACCAAATAATCTAATAGTGCTGACCTTGGTTAAGCCTGCCTATTCTATTAGGGCAATTGCACAATCGACTTAGTCGAGTGGTCAGGTCACCCAACCATAACCACCACACGATCAGGTCAtctgaccatgaactctgaggcCTCTATGCGATTGTCATGCTGGTCACTTAGTCAGGCCtatccctatatatatatatatatatagggattTTACTTTACACATCTTTTTCATGTACACTCATGAGCGATTGAATATAAATCCGAGTATCCAGAAGCTTGTTCGAGCACCTCGATTCATTTTTGTCAATTAGGACATTCGAACAAGCTTTCGGATACATAAATTTATATTCAATCATCTATGAGTGTGCATGGTAACCATAtgtacatgattatatatatatatatatatatatatatatagtgaaaatggtattttgaaaaataaaaataaatccttTCTTAAATATAAAAGTACGATGtgctttatttaaaaaaaaaacataggaaCATGGATGCCCCTTTGAGAAAATGCCGCATCGCCATCGTTATGGATCAGTGTCTTATCTTCACAGAAGATGGTAGTTAATTTGCTATTGGCTACGCGGGTCAAGGTCTACCTTTTTCCCATGCATGCGCCACCCACCTTATCCCATTCTTATAAACGATAGCGTGAAGAAATAAGATGATCATCATGAATCCATGGGGACCCATTCAAGACAAGTATTGGTACTTGAAAAAGCATGTTGATAGTATGATTAAATATTATGATGAATTTCTTGATGGATTGGTGTATTTCACTATCTACAGTATGAAATGTCCAGTCATCCAATTCATGTGATCCTCTTGTACTAATCATGATATTATAGATAGGGATGTAGATCAATCATCATTTTATCACTTATcgtataaatatataatataacgAAGTATTATCATAatgagatttaaatttaaatttcagtaaaatcgagataaatatttcttttatgtgTTACCCAATATTTCAAAAGTtaatagtcacccgtgatttatcttCACCGTGTTGACgttgggacggattgacggggacgCTGGAAGCAAGCGTATTTATCTTTTACCACAATATAACACAAATTAAATAATCTATACGAATAAATATTATGAACTcacaataaaattaatgaattatGTTCATTAATTCATTAGGGTTGTAGTTTTGTCCGCCTTCTAATCGTGTTGGGATAGTCACGCAACCCCTCTTATGGTTAAATTAGCGCTAAGAATGCGtatgtgagagaaagaaaaataaatgatTCCCTAAAGAATTCAAGAGAGAAGAGAAGTCTTTATATGTGTGAAAAAAAATCATATCTTCACTTACTTTTATCTGGCCTTGTATAGCCAAAGAGAAAGGAAATCCTTATGGATTAACACATGAGCCACATAGGCCACGACACAAGTCAGGAATTGATTGGCTAAGCAGGGAAAGGTCGGACATCAAAGAGACCGTAACTAAATCATACACCTAACATGGTCAGGTTGTTAACTAAGTGTCACATTCGATGCAGACTACCTTGTCAGGGGCTTTTTTAGATCGCAAGGTACGATAATTGTGATTGTTATTTGGAGCTGTCAGAGGTTGAGGTTGAAGAGAGTTAACTTGGCAAAGATTCCTTAGCTCGAGTAAGTTCCTATGCATGAGTCTTGAGTTGGGAAAGCTAGACCGGGTGAGACCTAAGGAGGGCATTTCTACTTGTGTGAGGGGATGAAGAAACTGTTTATCTCGCCTCGCATGGGATATAAGTTATCAAATTTTAAATAGATAAaacaatttttaataataaatttactAACCAAACAACCActcttaaaaatataaaaaatttaaataattaaataaatttaaattatgagTTAGATAACATCtaaatcaattaaaatcaaattaaatttaaactcataacaaatcaaattaaattcgaacaatttatttttgacttagctttaataaattattttatcaaataaatttaaataacacaAATTTAACTTTATCCTCTAGTCCATAACCTTTGATCTCTTTCCTAAATTGTATGTTGAATTGCAGTTAGAATTCATCCAAAATTGATTGTGATCTTCCTTGCTTCACTTTTTCATTTGAGTTATAGTTTTAGATTGAGTTTGGTAGTTGGAGGTCGTCGGTGGTGGACGGACTATATGGTGCCAAATAGGGATGGCACATCCATCGCCGATGGCCTCTGATCGTTTAACTCGAtcaaaattataatataaatgggatgataaatttaagaaaaatacaaTTAATTTTAATGATCATGATTATATAAATTGAAGACATCAAGAAGGTACTGAGATTACTTACTAGAGGATCTGAAGACATGTATACGAGGCGTTGtcaatataatatatattaatttatttaaattattctaGTATACTGAACTAAATAATAGTTTAATTATAACATGGTGACATGATATAATTATGATTAATATATACAATAcccaatttttatttatttgtctTCAATTTCGGCCACTAGTTGCCATTTATTTTTAACTTCCAAACAAACTAGTGGTCCCTGACAATGTGACCAATACGGGGCGTGGGTAGACGACAAGTGGCGCGtaaagttatttattttattttcccatTTAGCCATATAATTGtccaataatttaattttaataattaaatccaTTTATGGGCAATGAAGACATCGTATCTACCGTTTCATTTTACCTTTTTAAAGATActcttatttttttataattaagtcAGGCAATAGAAAATTTCATTTTACGCCCACCTAAACTTCTAATTTTTAGAAATGTCTCCTCCATaagtagggttgtaaacaagccgagccaagTTAAGATTTAaggtattcaaatttatttgataagataaccaaATCGAGTCGAACCAAGCTTAAAACGaactaagcttttgaaatgagtgttcaagtttggcttgatttatcttttatgagtttgagcttgtttaaaatttaacttgagcttggttcgtttagatattatcaaactctcaattcaaggttggcttgagcttggtttgaatttggttcatttagatgctatcaagctctcaattcaagtttgtttaattgtttgaaacttttaattgtttgattggttattaagattgataatttaaatttattttattttattatttatttaacatattgaaaagaattttattaataaatatgattcgtgaacattgttaacgaatattattcacgaacgttcTTCACGAACGTTGACgagctgaacatatatgtgttcaaacttgtttgtttaattaatctaatgtatattgaacgaatataaacaaactcttaccaagctgaacatcaaacttgttcacgaacgcttgattAATTTACAACCATATCCATAAGATTTATAAATGCAAAAATAACCTCTCGACCTTACAATGTTTCAAGTCTATTAGATAAATTACAAATGACTGTTaagctaaataaaataaaataaaatattcacataatttaacttttcaaagtgGATACCAACAAATAAAAATAGAGACTCCATAATTAATGCCCTCTCAATCAATCCTCctcaataaatatatatatatatatatatatatatcatttttgaTATTTGTAACAAAATTATTTAGTAATTATATGGTATCGCCTTTGTACAAATTGTATTGGCAAATTGCTTATCGAATTGTTTTGGAACAAGTTAATTTGTTGACTCATTTTACTCGACTTATAAATGTGTCTTTCAAAATTGTAATAGAAATGTTTGGGTAAAAGTGAGAAAGTGAAGTGTGTAATAGTAAATATAGAAAACAAAGGGAATGATTTAGTAAGTTTACCTTGATCTCTGTTTCGCCCTCCGTCACTTGCGATCGttatctcttcctcttcctcctgtaTAAATGAATGCACTTCAGCTCTTCACCGTTCGCCCATAAACAAGAGAGAAGAGGAGGACGGAGAAGATGCAGAATCTCACAGCCAccgcctcttcttcctctccctctccgccGCCGCTGCCGTCGTCGTTCTCGAGTTTGAGAGCGTACGGGCAGGCGGTGGCGGACACGCCCCGACGGCTGCGGTGGCGGGCCGGGTCCGTGACGACCACCTTCGAGGAGATGAGCCGCCTCCGAGCCCGATCGGGCGCGGACATGGACCGGTCCCTGCGGTGGCCGGATCTCGTCGGGCTCGGGATCGGCGGGATGGTCGGCGCCGGGGTCTTCGTGGCCACCGGTCGCGCGGCCCGGTTCGACGCCGGCCCCGCCATCGTGATCTCCTACGCCATTGCCGGTCTCTGCGCCATCCTCTCCGCCTTCTGCTACACGGAGTTCGCGGTCGATATGCCCGTCGCCGGCGGGGCCTTCAGCTACCTTAGGGTCACCTTCGGTGAGTGAATGTTCGACTTCTCTGACTTTCTGCGCCACTAGATCCCCAAATTTCCCTTTCCTATGTCATCCACGCGCAATCTAATTTGATTCCGAACAAGTTTATTCAATTTCTTCGATCGCTTGATCTTTGCGGCAAATTTCCCTGAGGAACTCGAGTATAAGCTGAATTGGACGGCGATACTCTGTGATTTAGGGGAATTCGCAGCGTATTTAACGGGGGCGAATCTGATAATGGAGTACGTCTTCTCCAATGCGGCGGTCGCTCGGAGCTTCACCGCCTACCTGGGCACCGCCATCGGGGTGGACACCACCGCCAAGTGGCGGATCGCCGTCAACGCCCTTCCAGAGGGCTTCAACCAACTCGATCTCCTGGCCGTGACCGTCATCCTCCTCATCTCCATCTGCATCTGCTGCAGGTAACTTATCAAACTCCATTAATTTCATATTCTGGCCGATCGAGATCGACAGCAAGCCCCTGTCGCTGTCGCCCTCATTTTTGGTTGGTTACTCGTCGTTTTCATCGGCCGTATGGTCCCCTCCCTTCATCTTCTTCGGCTCAGATCCATGTCCTTCTTGATCTCCTTTGTCGTATTTTAACAAAACGCGAAGCTAATAATGGGGCGAGTCCGGACTCGGCCTTTTGCTTTTTGTCTTGTTCCGGAAGAAGATAATTGCTCGAATCTTTTTTGTCCGTGAATGATTACTGCGGATTTTGAGTACTCTGTTTGATCTCTGACACAGCACGAAAGAGAGCTCGGTGCTGAACATGATCCTGACGGCGATCCACATCGCCTTCATCGCCTTCATCATCGTCGCCGGTTTCGTGCGCGGCGACGTGCGCAACCTGACCCACCCAGCGAATCCGGCGGAGAGCCCTGGCGGGTTCATGCCCTACGGCGTCGCCGGGATATTCAACGGAGCCGCCATGGTCTACCTCAGCTACATCGGCTACGACGCCGTGTCCACCATGGCGGAGGAGGTGCGAAGCCCGGAGCGCGACATCCCGGTAGGCGTCGCCGGCTCCGTCGCCGTGGTGACGGTGCTCTACTGTCTCATGGCCGCCTCCATGGCCCTGCTCGTGCCCTACGACGCCGTAAGTTAACGCTCCTCTTCTCTGCGTAattactttttttatttattttccgtGTGGGGCCACGTGGGCACTTTCATCTTTCGGGTGGACTTTCGAAGTGCCGTACTAAGAATTGATTGCAGCCTGGTGGTGGTCCCGGGACAGTTAAGTATACACATCCTTCCCGAAATAGTGATTGAAAACCTCACTTAGCCGGTAGTTTTCTATATTTTCACTTTATCACCCTAGCATTTTAAAAATTGCATTTGGCCTCAGTCATTTAGTCAAATAGctcaaaaatataattttgttaattttagACGGCGATGAATTATATTTCCATATAGGATTGTCAAATTAAATATTCATGAAGAAATTTaatattcaatttttattttaatattttaaatgaacaaatttttaaaaaaatcactaaactaaattaataaacttaattcTTGTGAATTCATCTTGTAAACTATTCACAAATATTAATAAGCATCATTAACTAATCAAACAGGTTTAAAAAGtataaaagttttaaataattaaataattttaaattaaaagtttGATAATGTCTATTTCAATCAAgctcaaattgaattttaatttgtccGGTTTACTTTACAAAATAATGGTTTAAAGCTCTACTTTCCCCACACTATTCAAACCTTTTCATCGaactcttcaaaattttaaaaattttatactaCCTCTTTGTTATGTTACTTCCTATAtttctcattttttaaaaaaaaaatcatttcatttTGTATTTCCTATCTATGTTACTTTctatattttactttttttttcaatACTTTTATGTTTTACTTCCTATTATTATATTTCCTGTGTTTGACTTACCATTAATTTCATTCAATAAAATTATCTACCGTGagaacaaaatataatttaataaaggTTACGTGGTGCGGagtacaaaatttaaaaatatatatataattcaaagtgAGAAAATTTAGTTTTATAACATATAGAGTGGTGaaatagaaaaaatactccttcaaGGGGCAAAGTGAAAATTTCTTAGAAATGTCTGGAGTATTATCGGTACACTGTAATGGCGGCTGAAAGGGAACCCGTGATCTCGACCGTCGATGCAAGATTCTTGCTGCGGCGCCACATCTGTCATTGTCGGCCGTCGGTTTCGTCTTAAGCTTGTCTCCATGTTTTTCCCGTGCAGATCAATACGGAGTCGCCGTTCTCGGCGGCGTTCGGCGGATCCGACGGCTGGGGATGGGCATCGAACGTGATCGGTGCGGGCGCGAGCTTCGGCATCCTGACGTCACTCCTGGTCTCAATGCTGGGCCAAGCGCGCTACCTCTGTGTCATAGGCCGGTCCAGCGTCGTCCCTGCCTGGCTCGCGCAAGTCCACCCCAAGACCGCCACGCCAGTCAACGCCTCCGTTTTCCTCGGCGTGTTCACGGCGGCGATCGCGCTCTTCACCGAGCTCGACGTCCTCCTCAACCTCGTCTCCATCGGCACCCTCTTCGTCTTCTACATGGTTGGCAACGCCGTTATCTACCGCCGGTACGTCTCCGCCGCCGGCAGCTCCACCGCCAGCACctggccgaccctctccttccTCTTGGCCTTCTCTTCCGTCGCCCTCGCCTTCACTCTCGTCTGGAAGCTGGCTCCGGCCGGCGCTGCCAAGGCCGCGCTCCTCGCCGTATTCACCGCCTCGGCCGTCGCCTTGCTCAAGGCGTTTCAACTCCTGGTGCCGGAGGCCAGGAAACCGGAGCACTGGGGCGTCCCTCTGATGCCGTGGGTCCCCGCCACCTCCGTCTTTCTCAACGTCTTCCTTCTGGGCTCCCTCGACGGCGCGTCGTACCTGAGGTTTGCCGTCTTCTCGGCGCTCGCCGTCGCCGCCTACGTCTTCTACGGCGTGCATTCAAGCTTCGACGCAGAGGAGAACGGCAGCCTCTTTAAAGCAGTGGCAGAGCGCAACAGCTCTCAATTAgtatgaatttgaatttaatcttcttttttttttaaaagaaaactaaatgtAGAGACAATATATAGAAACACATTCGAAgggaagaacaaaaaaaaaaaaagggaaaaaaaaaagaaaatcacaCACACACATAAATGTTGATTTGTAATTTTATGGTATCATTTGAAGAGAGTTCCAAAGTTAATCAAGGAAGAACAGCAATTAGAGTAGTTAGTAGATACCAGTTGCTCTCATCCTTTCATAAGTGACAGGAATCCAAAGTCCAAGCTCTCCATGGCTTACTTGGCCAACAAGCGGTTGAATTACTATGGACTTTTCTTTTATATTAATTCCAACTTCTCCAGTTTTACAGTGATCCATCAAAGTCCATGATCGTGGAGGAGAAGAATCTCTGTCTCTGCCTTTGTTTGTGTAGAAACAAACAAAATTATAAAGAAATGATCGTGGAGGAGAAGAATCTCTGTCTCTGCTTGTTTGTGTAGAAACAAACAaaattataaagaaaaataaaaagtaaaagatttttatatagttaattataaaaaaaaattaaaatctaactaaaaaattaaatctaaatctcAAACTGaaaagataaaaaattaaattatcttaaagattataaataaataattttaatagaatatataatataaattatataatttaacatCTCTCCTCAAATTTACGATACTAAGCTAGAAGTATTGAGAGTTtatcaaataaaaattagaagcGCGAAGTGGAATGAACCTTAGTAAACATACCAGTAATATGTAGTCTTGAAAGAACAAAAAGCAATGTGATGATGTCAATCTGAAGATGatgacgagtaatgtgacaatcaatttcaatatgttttgtccgctcatgaaaaattgaattgcacgtaatttgaataacactctgattatcacaatataacatagtaggttgatgaagagagacacTCATATACGTAAGCAACCAACGCaatcaaactatctcacaagtaatTAAGGTCATGGCACGATACTCAActtctgtggaagatctagaaataatatcttgttttttactcttccaagaaatgagggaatcaccaagaaaaatgtagaagtcagtggtagatttgcgatccgtaggatcactagcccaatccgcatcagagtatgcacgcaactcaagagatgaagtagaaggaaataaaagactttCAAATTGAGTGCCCCCGAAGATACTTGAGAATACAAAGAACAGCAgcccaatgaactgtagttggtgcagcgacaaattgactaaccacatgaacagcatacgcaatatctggacgagtcacagtaagataaaccaagcttccaacaatagttctgtatAAATTAGGATCCGACAAAGATGAaccatcagatggagaatatcgagcattagtttcaataggagtatcaacagCTCTATTCTCAGTAAGACGAGCACGCTCaaacagatcagatatatactttgactgagataaaagataaccttttgaggaataagcaacctcaatgcccagaaagtagcgtagtatatctaaatctttcatagcaaaacaatgagtcaactcagacttcaaggaagcaattccatcagaatcatcaccagcaataatcatgtcatcaacatataatgataaaagaatacgacctgcactcatacatctgacaaacaatgttgaatcatgattactaggatgaaaaccaaacgaagtaatcactgtaaagaacttctcaaaccaagcacgaggtgcttgtttgagaccataaagcgctTTACGAAGCCTGCACCGGGTttgtgtgaaataccaggaggatGTGTCATGTAAACTttttcatgaagatcaccatttagaaatgcattcttgacatccatctgagatattctccatcgacaaacagaagcaacagcaatcagagtacgaacagttgtcatttttacaacaggagcaaatgtttcttCCTGAGAATAActtttagcaacaagacgagctgTGTATCattcgatagatccatcagatttagttttgatcttgtATACCCAATGAGAACCAATAGTATGTTTTCTTGGTGGCAATGGAACCAAATCTCATGTATGACTCTGATGCAAAGTAGTTAGTTCCTCAGCCATAACACTCtgccaaagtgggttacaaacaGCTTCTCTATAGGATTCAAGCttagaaagacaatgaatagatgcaacgAATGAAGTAAAAGAAccagaataacaagagtaagcaaaatctagtagtttagtagacttacgaacacgaGTGTATTGACGACGGTGGAGAGAAGAATCATCCACAACCTCAGAAGATAATTGGGTAGATATCTCGGGAACCAAAGTACTAGATTTAGTTGAACTACCAGTAGAATTTGTGGGTGAATCTTCCTCAGTAtcagtattgaaaggatcaatgcaaagtagatctgactttgtcatattatacGAACTAGcgggaatagaaaagaatggaatatgttcaagaaacacaacatgatgagagacatacaatttttgactaacaAGATCAAAGCAATGATATCGTTTTTGACTAACATCATAACCCAGAAAGACACAAAGAGAAGACCAAGAAGATAACTTATTACGCTCTGCATGTGGACGAAGGACAAAGCAAGTACAACAAAACACATACAAAGAGGAATAGACAGAAGCATAtccatacaatttttcaaaaggtgacaaacctgaattgtgtgaggttggaattctattaatgacatgaacaacagtaaggattgcttccccccaAAAGACACTAGGAACACTGGCAGATAATAAAAATGAGCGGGttgtttcaacaagatgtctataTTTTCGTTCAGCCACatcattttgttcaggagtatctATACACGatgtttgatgaatagtaccatcagaagcaagtaaatgtgaaaattgattcgaagtgtattcacccccCAATTCAcaaggaaaacactttatgacactagaatgctgagttttcacaagagctctaaagttattgaaaattataagATAATCAGACCTATATTTGATAAGATAGACCCAAGAgtaacgagtgcaatcatcaataaatgaaacataataccttgaccccttttgtaggaataggagagggtctccacacatcagaatggataagatcaaatggagcagaagaaaaagaaacacttttagaaaatggtaaggcagaaaatttggccagtttacaaccactacaatcagaaatatcaaaactttttaaaggtcctaatgctcatgtagaagctaaaaactgcaaacgaggcgctgaaacatgacctaagcgagagtaccacaaataaaaatcagaagatgaaccactcagatgaaaagatgataaatccacactcgaagctacaacttctggtaatttgagttgatctaaaatatAGAGTCCTCCTTGCTTATGACCCGTCCCAATCAGTTTCTGAGATTgtgggtcctgaacataataattgGATGAAAAAAAGAGACTAGAtatccagactcacataattgactaacagaaacaagatttaaaTTAAAACTCGG contains:
- the LOC122008403 gene encoding cationic amino acid transporter 6, chloroplastic-like; this translates as MQNLTATASSSSPSPPPLPSSFSSLRAYGQAVADTPRRLRWRAGSVTTTFEEMSRLRARSGADMDRSLRWPDLVGLGIGGMVGAGVFVATGRAARFDAGPAIVISYAIAGLCAILSAFCYTEFAVDMPVAGGAFSYLRVTFGEFAAYLTGANLIMEYVFSNAAVARSFTAYLGTAIGVDTTAKWRIAVNALPEGFNQLDLLAVTVILLISICICCSTKESSVLNMILTAIHIAFIAFIIVAGFVRGDVRNLTHPANPAESPGGFMPYGVAGIFNGAAMVYLSYIGYDAVSTMAEEVRSPERDIPVGVAGSVAVVTVLYCLMAASMALLVPYDAINTESPFSAAFGGSDGWGWASNVIGAGASFGILTSLLVSMLGQARYLCVIGRSSVVPAWLAQVHPKTATPVNASVFLGVFTAAIALFTELDVLLNLVSIGTLFVFYMVGNAVIYRRYVSAAGSSTASTWPTLSFLLAFSSVALAFTLVWKLAPAGAAKAALLAVFTASAVALLKAFQLLVPEARKPEHWGVPLMPWVPATSVFLNVFLLGSLDGASYLRFAVFSALAVAAYVFYGVHSSFDAEENGSLFKAVAERNSSQLV